DNA from Microbacterium sulfonylureivorans:
CCCGGCGCGGGTGCCGACACGCGCTGGGACGACGTGACCGAGGTGCTTCCGGTCAAGGCCGCACCGAGGAAGGGCCACGAGTACGAAGCGGAGGCGGGGTTCGGCGCCAACGGCGCGGTGACCGACGACACCCACGGAGCGACGGCAGTCGATGTCTCGGCCGCACGTTCCCGCCTCGTCGTCACCACGTTCGCCACCGACGATCGCTCGCAGCGGGTCACCCTGCGCTACCGCAGCACCTCCGCCGAGCCGGTGCGTCTGATCGCCGGAGCCGACGGACTCCCCCTCGGCGTGATCACCCTGCCGACGTCGGCGACCTGGCGCGAGATCGCCGTCCCGGTGGCGCTGCGCAGCGGGCTGGGCACCTTCGAGCTTCGGCGCACCGATGAGGCCGTCGACGGCGAGGTCGCGATCGACGCAGTCCGCCTTCAGCGGGGCGAGGCGCCCGCCGAACGCGGTGCGACGCTCGGCACCACGGTGTACGAGGCCGAGCACGGGCTCACGAACGGACAGATCCTGGCGCCGAGCCGTACGTTCCGCGAACTCGCCGCCGAGGCGTCCGGACGGCAGGCGGTGACGCTCGCCGATACGGACGACGCGATCAGCTGGACGCTGACCGAGCCCGCCGACGCGCTCGTTCTGCGCGCATCGATCCCCGACAGCGCCGACGGCGCCGGGCAGTCCGGCACGCTCGCGCTCTACGCCGGCACGCAGAAGATCGCCGACGTCGCCGTGTCGAGCGCGTACTCGTGGGTCTACGGCGGATACCCCTACGGCAACGACCCGTCGACCGGCGGCGCGCAGCGTTTCTTCGACGAGAGCCGAGCCACGTTCGCAGAGCTCCCGGCCGGCACCACGCTGCGTCTCGTGAAGACCCCGGCCTCGGGCGCGCTTCCCTACACCGTCGATCTCGTCGAGACCGAGGTGCTCGCCGCGGCCTTCGCACGGCCCGCCGACTACATCGACGTGCGCAGCCACGGCGCGACCGCCGGCGACAGCACCGACGACACCGCCGCCATCCAGGCGGCTGTGGATGCCGCGCGCGAGGCGGGCACCGGAGTCTGGGTACCCGCGGGGCGCTTCGTGATCGCGGGACTCGTCCGGCTGTCGGACGTGTCGATCCGAGGCGCAGGGCCCTGGCACTCCGAGCTCGCCGGCCGCGACGACCACGGGGGGCTGTACGCGATGGGCACGGGCGTGACGATCGCCGACCTGATGGTCGCGGGAGACGTGCGCCACCGCAACGACGCTCAGTTCGACTCGGGCGTCGAGGGCAACTTCGGCCAGGGCTCGCTGGTGCAGAACGTCTGGATCTCGCACACCAAGACCGGGGTGTGGGTGGATGCCGGCACCGACGGCCTCCTCATCACCGGGCTGCGCGTGCGCGACACCTTCGCCGACGGGGTGCACCTGCACGGTCGCGTCAGCGATGCCCGTGTCGAGCACGCGAGCGTGCGGAACACCGGCGACGACGCGATGGCAATGTGGTCGGCCGGCGGAGCAGTCACGCGCGGGGTGTTCACGCACAACACGGTGCAATCGCCCCTCCTCGGCAACGGGGCGGCGATCTACGGCGGAGACTCCAACCGCATCGAGCGATCGGTCATCGCCGACACGCTGACCGCCCCCGCCGGCATCGCCGTGAGCACGCGATTCAACCCGGTTCCGTTCAGCGGCACCACGGTCGTCTCCGGAAACGACATCCACCGCAGCGGCGGCTGGGAACCCAACTGGAACACATCATTCGGCGGCATCTGGGTCTTCGCCGACACCAGCCACATCACCACCCCGGTGGTCATCACCGAGACGCGGATCATCGACTCCGGCTACGAAGGGATCCTCGTCAGCGGGAGTCACTGGGTGAACGACCTGCAGGTGCGCGACGTCACCATCGAGGGCACGGGCTCGTACGCCGTCGCTGCGCGCGTAGGCGGCGAACACCGGTTCGGCGACGTGCGGGTCTCGGGAGTGACGCAGCCGTCGGACGGCCGCAACCACCTCTGGGGCACCTTCATCGACGAGGGCGGCAACACCGGCCTGCTGGCCGCGGCGAGCGCGACGTGCACCGTGGAGGTGACGCCGAGGCCCGTGAAGGGCGGAGGGTTCACCGCACGGGTCACGCTCCGCAACACCGGCACGAAACCGCTCCCCCTCGGAGCGCTGTCGTGGCACGCCGGCAGCGGCGAGGCTGTGCTCCACGCGGGCGGGGCCGCCGTGTCGCAGAACGGCGGCCGCGTCGAGATGACGCCGGACGGTGCCGCTGTGAAGGCCGGTGCCGCCCGGTCGTTCGTGATCAGGGGGACGGCGAACGCCGAGGAGATCGCCCTGCCGACGGACTTCGTGCTCGACGGGGTGGAGTGCGCGCGATGACCGATCAGCTCCACGACATCCAGGCCGGTCACACCGTCACCGGTGTCGCCGATCCATGGTGGCGCGACGCCGTCATCTACCAGATCTATCCCCGCAGCTTCGCCGACGGCAATGGCGACGGGACGGGCGACCTCGCGGGGGTGCGCAGGCGCCTCGGCTACCTGCGCGACCTCGGAGTGGATGCCATCTGGTTCACCCCCTGGTACGTCTCACCCCTCGCCGACGGGGGCTACGACGTCGCGGACTACCGCGCAATCGACCCCGTCTTCGGCACTCTCGAAGAAGCAGAGCAGCTGATCGCAGAGGCGCGGACGCTCGGCATCCGCACCATCATCGATGTGGTGCCCAACCATGTCTCCGACCAGCACGCGTGGTTCCAGGCGGCGCTCGCTGCAGGTCCGGGATCGCCGGAACGCGAACGGTTCTGGTTCCGGCCGGGGGGTGGGCCCTCCGGCGACGAGATGCCGACCGACTGGGTCTCGAGCTTCGCCGGCACGACCTGGACGCGCACCACGAACCCCGACGGAACGGCCGGCGAGTGGTACCTGCACCTGTTCGCCCCGGAGCAGCCCGACCTCAACTGGAGCCACCCCGACGTGCGGCGCGAGCACGAGGACGTCCTGCGGTTCTGGTTCGATCGGGGCGTCGCCGGCATCCGCATCGACTCCGCCGCCTTCCTCGCGAAGGATCCCGCTCTGCCGCCGCTGTCCAGTGCGCGGCCCGGGGCGCATCCGCACATGGATCGCGACGAGCTTCACGACATCTACCGCGCCTGGCGCGAGGTCGCCGACTCGTACGACGAACCGCGGGTGCTGGTCGGCGAGGTGTGGCTGGAGGACGCGAAGCGGTTCGCCGCATATCTGCGACCCGACGAGATGCACTCGGCGTTCAACTTCGA
Protein-coding regions in this window:
- a CDS encoding CBM35 domain-containing protein translates to MHTSAPTRSRVVIAAAALAALVGAGLVPASAAAAAPLEYEAEAATLFGGAGVNDNHLGYSGAGFVDGFVLDHQGEAGVTFDVDVPEAGEYGLNLRYANGLGSDMTLSQVVGDEDRQIVLPSAVGAGWSQWFIHQEVVELAAGPQQITFRFDDDDSGNVNVDAISLTTVGDLETPGGGATDPDDVPGAGADTRWDDVTEVLPVKAAPRKGHEYEAEAGFGANGAVTDDTHGATAVDVSAARSRLVVTTFATDDRSQRVTLRYRSTSAEPVRLIAGADGLPLGVITLPTSATWREIAVPVALRSGLGTFELRRTDEAVDGEVAIDAVRLQRGEAPAERGATLGTTVYEAEHGLTNGQILAPSRTFRELAAEASGRQAVTLADTDDAISWTLTEPADALVLRASIPDSADGAGQSGTLALYAGTQKIADVAVSSAYSWVYGGYPYGNDPSTGGAQRFFDESRATFAELPAGTTLRLVKTPASGALPYTVDLVETEVLAAAFARPADYIDVRSHGATAGDSTDDTAAIQAAVDAAREAGTGVWVPAGRFVIAGLVRLSDVSIRGAGPWHSELAGRDDHGGLYAMGTGVTIADLMVAGDVRHRNDAQFDSGVEGNFGQGSLVQNVWISHTKTGVWVDAGTDGLLITGLRVRDTFADGVHLHGRVSDARVEHASVRNTGDDAMAMWSAGGAVTRGVFTHNTVQSPLLGNGAAIYGGDSNRIERSVIADTLTAPAGIAVSTRFNPVPFSGTTVVSGNDIHRSGGWEPNWNTSFGGIWVFADTSHITTPVVITETRIIDSGYEGILVSGSHWVNDLQVRDVTIEGTGSYAVAARVGGEHRFGDVRVSGVTQPSDGRNHLWGTFIDEGGNTGLLAAASATCTVEVTPRPVKGGGFTARVTLRNTGTKPLPLGALSWHAGSGEAVLHAGGAAVSQNGGRVEMTPDGAAVKAGAARSFVIRGTANAEEIALPTDFVLDGVECAR
- a CDS encoding glycoside hydrolase family 13 protein, with product MTDQLHDIQAGHTVTGVADPWWRDAVIYQIYPRSFADGNGDGTGDLAGVRRRLGYLRDLGVDAIWFTPWYVSPLADGGYDVADYRAIDPVFGTLEEAEQLIAEARTLGIRTIIDVVPNHVSDQHAWFQAALAAGPGSPERERFWFRPGGGPSGDEMPTDWVSSFAGTTWTRTTNPDGTAGEWYLHLFAPEQPDLNWSHPDVRREHEDVLRFWFDRGVAGIRIDSAAFLAKDPALPPLSSARPGAHPHMDRDELHDIYRAWREVADSYDEPRVLVGEVWLEDAKRFAAYLRPDEMHSAFNFDFMTQPWDAVAMQTSIQRTLREHAPVGAPATWVLSNHDITRPVTRYGRADSGFAFTRKRFGTPTDLALGTRRARAAALLVAALPGALYIYQGDELGLPEAELPVEVLQDPMHFRSEGIDPGRDGCRVPLPWSGHRAPFGFGTGTPDRSWLPQPDDWGSLTVEAQSDDPGSMLTLYRTALRIRRDRDDLRGESVEWLDLGAEVIAFARGAGTLSVTNFGATPIELPAHRQTLLSSVPLDGALLPPDSTAWLAL